GAAATAGTGCGCACGGCTTCATATACAATAATGAAAAATATGCCGGGTTGGGCTTGAATTTCAGAAGATAGTCAGGAATCAATTCGAGGGCTGGAAAATCAGGAGTAGCCATAGCAGCTTCGTCTCTATGGTTGAAACGGATGGAACAGTGAGGAGCCGAGTCAGAGCGAGGAGTTCTGATGACGGCTTTTCTTTTTTCTCTTTATTTTATTCATCTATACGGCGCAGTTTTTCCTGATTCTTCTTATCATAGGCTTCTCCTCTTGGCAACAGATACTCGAACATCACCACATCATTTTCAATATGGACATGGAAAGTGAAGAACGCCCGGTAACTGCCGATGCGTATGCGATAAACGAAATCATAGCCGACCAGCTTCTTGCAATCAGTTATTTCATCAATACATCGGGCTTCTATGACTCCCTGTATGGCATTCCTGACAGAATCAAGTACTTTGCCGGATAATTTTCTGACTGCCTGAACAAATGCCTTTGAATATTCTACCTTCATTTCCTTTCAATACCCAGCCAGTTTTCAAAATCCTGTTTTTCTTTTTCCCCGACCCTTACATGCCCGTCAGGTTCATTTTTTGAAAGCCACCGGTATGCATCATTGTCATCCATACCGGCTAGCATATCCTCTACGTCTTTCGCAAGAAGTCCCTCAATGTATCTTTTTAAATTGGTGCCTTGCATGGCTGCTTTTACAGACAGATACCGGAAAATATCTTCTGGTATGTCTATTATTTTTCTTCTAGTAGCTTTAACCGTAGTATCCATAATATTCGTTTCGTTTTTCGCAAAGGTATATAAAGTATATGATATATACAACTTTCTGGTGGTGAGATTGTGATTCTAAACATTTCAAAACAACGCCACAAATCCCTCTTCCCGAACAAAAAAAATAGGAACTAAGCTTTTACGCTTAATTCCTATAACTTGTTAATCTCTAAAAGATTATCAGCGGAGAAACAGGGATTCGAACCCTGGGAACAGTTACCCGTTCACCGCATTTCGAGTGCGGCCCGATCGACCACTCCGGCATCTCTCCAAGAATGACTAAAGCGCTTCTTGAAAAATCAAAAAGCGCTTTACATTGCGGAGAGAGAGGGTAATGAACCTTTACCCTAACTCTCTGTATATTACGCTTTTGCGTTACACCGTATTGGCGTTTTGTAGCAATCTTGTAGCACAGCATTGAATGCTTCCTGAAGTCCATCTGACGACCTCTATCGTCACTTCTTTCGGGTACAAAAGTAGTTATTTTCGAACTAATCTCCAAATGTTTGAAAATAAATTTTTTAGGATTATTTCTGCTACACTTTTAGTGCATGGTGCAAGCCCCTTATATAAGGAGGCTTGCACCATGCACTAAGGGTGAATAAGGGAACCATTGGATGTTGTCTATATCGCTTTAACTAGCATTAAGAATTATACAGGATCCTCGTCATCCAGTGGATTCCGACAGATTGGTTCAAAATGGTTTTGTGCGTCAAAGCAAGAAGCTGCTGTGCCTGGAAACTCTTCTATAAGGGCTTTCCGTACCTCATCATGTCCTTTAAATACAGTAAACCATATAGACCAGCAACCATGCCCCTTGACTAAATCGACAATCGTATAAACATCAATTGATCCAGCTATATATTTTTCCAGATATATGTTTGCCAAGTTCCATTTTTCCAACCTTATCCTCCATCGATAGTCTTTCGCACTTGAATCTTTCGGTCCTTTATTTAGTCCCACAAGCTCAAGCAACGCACGGGCATTGTTCGCTGATTTTCCGCTTAAAGAAGGATTAACTTCTACCACGCCTCCTGCTTTATAGCAAAGGCTCAGAAAAGTGTTGTTGAGGTGTGGCAAGTGGCAACTTCCATACACAACGTTTTTTGTGTCTTTGTTGTCTGCTCCGTTGCAAGTTGGACAGGAAAGCAAGAAATTACTCCATGCGGTTTCAAGATGGGCATAGATATAGTTGCCATCAGCATCTTTGTATTTTTTAGGTTGGATATGTTCAACCTGCAAGTCCCGTTCATCGTCATAAGCTTTTTCGCAATAAGAACATATCGTTCCCAAGTTCATGCATAAAGGGTGCTTTGCATCTTTATAATTGGGATAATTATCATTGATGCGTGGCTCATTCTCAGGATTCCATTTCTCAACAGGCCTCATAACACATTCCTTTCTGCTCTAAGAAGTGCCACATAAGCCGGGTCGTCAGAAAACAGGCTTTCTATCTCATCCAACTCTTTCTTGACCTTTAGAGCATCTGGCGTGTCTGCCTTTTCTTCCTTCACAAGCCGGTAGTATTCTTCCGCTTTTTCTACCATTTCATTGTATTTGGCACTTCTGACAGTATCCATATTCATCTCGTTTATAACGATCTCCTCAATACTCCGTTTGTTCGGGTCATCAATACCCTTTACCCCGTCCAAAGTAATTACATTCTGGCTTTTCACACTTTGCACGATAAACGGCGAGTGAGTAGTCACAATAAACTGCATCATTGGAAATGCGGTCTGCAAATCCAAGAGGATGTGCTTTTGCCAATGAGGATGTAAATACAAGTCCACCTCGTCTATCAAGACAATTCCCGGTGTCTTTTTTACCGCGTCTACACCTAAAAAACCATTGAGTTCAATACACCGATAGGCGATTTCTGCGACGATGTTTATCATCGACTTAAAACCGTCGCTCATCATGTCATACGTGAGCCAGTAGGGTTGTGGATCTTTTGCCATCTGTATTTCGGCAGTAAACTCATTGTTTTTCCGGTCAATCTCAATTACTTTTAATGCAGGTATGGCATCAGATAACGCATTCAGAAAGGCAATGTCAGACCCTGCAAATTCACGCCCTTTATCCAGTTCCTTATCAAATCTATAAATCCAGTCAAATGCACTTTTGAAGTCCACTTTTTCATCCAACACACATTTATATGCCTTTTCTTCCCTCGAAGCACGTGCTTTTGTTTTTTCTGCCCCATTATAGTTGTTCTCAAGACGGGAAGCACCGAATGATATCATTAACGGTAATACCGATGTTGTTTTTGTTATGTCAGCATCACGTCGTTTCTGTTCCATATTAGCCACCATATCTTTCAATTCCCCAGCATTTTTACGAGAATTTTTGGGACCAAGTCTAAGCCATTTGATGTCCTTTTCTTGGCAGGAGTATTCCTTTGATGTGAAATTGTAGTTTCCATCAATGAAGCAAGCATTTACTTCAAAAACTGGTTTCGCCTGCTGTTTTTGAAAACTTTTAGTCAATTCACTGTATTTCCTTACGACATCGCTATCTTTCGTGTTTCTGGCACAGCCGGTGACGAGAGTCAACTCTTGCAAAAAAGCGCCCAATGCTATTTGCACGGCATGAAGTAACGTGGTCTTACCTGTTGTATTATTTCCTAAAACAACATTCATTCTTGAATCAAAAATGAAAGATCGTTCTGTAAAACCACGAAAGTTCCTTATTGTTATGTCCTTTATCCTCATATTATGAATTTTGTATGATGATTACTTTTTCTGCCCTTGAAGGAATATTGGAGACTAATAAATCCTTAACGTCTACTTGTAGCACTTCAGCTATTCTCATGAGCATCTCCAAAGATGGTTGGGATTTATTCGTACACCATTTACTAACTGTTGTAGGGTCTTTGCCGAGCATTACGGCCAACCATTTAGCAGTACGTTTTTTTTCCGCAAGCACTACTTTTAATCTGTTTATATCTTTATCTACCATAGGATGTTGTGGATTATTATGCAAAGGTATAAAAATATATGTAACTTTGGCATAAGATATAGTAATTTTGCTGATAAATTAGCGTTTTAGTCCATTATTATGAAAGAGGAAATTAACTACAATAAAAATTATTCATCATCTGTATGAATAAGAATCCATGCAACATCCCATTCATATTCATGCAGCTGGTTCTCACTTGTATTTATTATCTTCCTACATATATATTAAACTTGCACCTGTTGAAAGGTTTGGTGCGTACTCTGCAAATGTTTGCATATTGTGCAATACAACCAATTGCAGGTGCCACTAAATTTGTAAAATATGGACAATATCGGTGCAAAACTGAAAAGGAAACGTGAAGAAAAGAACTATTCGCAAGAGTATGTGGCTGAACAACTGGATGTTTCGCCTTCGACTGTATCCAGGGTTGAGAGCGATGCAGGCAATGTAAAACTATGCATTATAGAAAAGTATTGCAAAGTGTTGGAGATGTCCATTGCTGAATTATTTGCAGGAGATGCAAGCCCCACAGCCTACACTTATTCTGTGACTATTCAGATAGGTGTACAACGCATTGAAGAGCTACAAAAATTGGAAAAAGTTCTAGTTTCCATGCAAAAGAAATAATAAAAACTTATAAATATGGAAGTTATCACAATTGACAGTGCAGCCTTTCTGAAATTGAAAGAGCAATTGGATAGAATAGAAAGCTATATTGAGCGAACAGTGGAGTTGAACAAGGATATTGACGATGCTTTGGAAATGAGCAGCAAAGATGTAATGGAGGTCTTGCGAATATCAGAATCCACCCTGTACAGGTGGCGGAAAAACGGGTTGGTAAAGTATCACTACGCTAATTCGGGTGATGTGAGATATTACTACAAATCTCTTTTCGTCGCCATAAAATGTTACCAAGTCAAGGTTCCAGCTACGCCTAAAGAAGAAGCCTTGAAAAGGCTCATGGAGTTTAAAGACAATGTGATTCTGAACGGCTATGTCACTAAAGATAAAACGAAATGATAAGCAAAGACGAGATACTTGAGAGGACTAACCGAGGGTTGGATGTATTCAAATACTATTTAGGAATGCCCTTCAAGCCCGGAAAAAACTTTAGGAATCCCCTATATGAAGATAAAAACGCTTCGTGTAACATCTATTTTGACAAGCATTCGATGATGTTTAAGATGAAAGACTTTGGCAATGAAGGCTATTCCGGAGATTGTTTTTGGTTTGTGGCTACATTGAAAGGGATGAATCTAAAGACGGACTTTGTAAGTATAATTAATCTGATAGCAAAAGACCTTCATCTGGATGTTGTTACAGATTCAAAACAATCCCTTCATCCGATAAGGCGTAATAAAGAAGCCACGATACAAATCATTGAGGTGGACGTCCCAATATATGAAATTGTAGAGAAGACCTTCACATGTTCCGAATTGGAATATTGGCAACAATACGGCATTACTAAAGTTGTTTTGGACACTTTTCATGTATCATCGGTCAATGTATTCAAAAGCGTGAACAGGAATAACGAACCTTTCAAAATCAAAAGTTCCGAAATAGACCCAGTTTTTGCATATAAGGGATTAGGGTACGTCAAGATATACCGCCCAATGAACAAGAAATACCGTTTCCTATATGGCGGAGAAATGCCAGATACCTATTGCTTTGGCTTTGAACAATTGCCCAATAAAGGTGACATCGTTTTTATTACGGGTGGTGAGAAAGATGTAATGTCTTTGTATGCGAAGGGATTCCATGCTTTGTGCTTCAATAGTGAAACAGCTACAATACCTATACAAATCATAGAAATGTTAGAGAGAAAGTTCAGGCATATCATATTCTTGTATGATTCTGACGAAACGGGTAAAAGAGAATCTTTGCGACAATGCTCAACATTATCAGGGCATAATGTCATAAGGATCGAACTGCCTTTACCCGGAACTAAAAAGGAGAAAGACATTTCAGATTTTTTCGCATCCGGCAAAACTAAATCAGACCTCCAGGCATTAATAACGGGTGCGCTTGAAAAATATTATTCAAATACACTCATGCTAATAAAATCATGTGAAATGGATTATAACAATCCCCCGCAAAATTCAAAAACTGTAGTCTCAGTCAACAATGTTCCACTTGGTACCTATGACAATCTATTATGCGTTACGGGTGGAGAAGGTACAGGCAAAAGCAATTTTATTTCAGCGATCATTGCAGGAACCCTGATAGAGGTAGACGAATATTCTGAGATTGACACATTGGGACTTGACATCACTCCGAATTTCAAGCACAAAGCAATCCTGCATTATGACACGGAACAATCAGAATACCAGCTATATAAGAATATGACAAAAACCTTGAAAAGAAGTGGTTTGTCCCATATGCCCGACAGTTATCATTCATTCTATCTTGCCTCTCTTTCCAGAAAAGAACGGTTGAATATAATAAGGGATAGTATGGATTTGTATTACCATAGGTTCGGTGGTATCCACCTTGTGGTCATTGATGGCATAGCTGATCTGATTCGTTCTGCAAACGACGAAGCTGAGAGCGTCGCCATTGTAGACGAGCTTTATCGTTTAGCAGGCATCTACCGCACCTGTATTATCTGTGTGTTGCATTTTGTACCGAACGGGATCAAATTACGAGGGCATATCGGATCGGAACTCCAACGTAAGGCGGCTGCAATTATTTCCATAGAGAAAGATGATAATCCTGTTTATTCGGTAGTGAAGGCTATAAAAGTACGTGATGGAAGCCCACTGGATGTTCCTTTGTTGCAGTTCTCGTGGGATACGGATAAAGACATGCACATTTTTGCAGGAGAAAAACCCGTTGAAGATAAGGAGCGTCGTAAACGAAACGATTTAATCAATGTTGCCAAAGAAATATTCTACACAAGAAAATCCCTGTCATACAGTGAATTATCAGAATTGTTGTGTGAGATGTTGGATGTCAAAGAGCGTACATCAAAAAATTATATTCAATACATGAAATCTAATGGAATAATCAGCCAAAATACGTACAATAATTATATTGCAGGTAAACTCTGTAATATTTAAGAATTTGAAATTATGGGACAAAGCAAAAGTCATACAAATTCACCAAATTGTTCTTCTTGTTTCTTAAGATTATGTGCCATACAGTCACAGATAGACAGGTTAGAACGGATGCTTTCTTATTCAAAGGAAACCTTAAACTTTAAGGAAGCCTGCCTTTATACAGGGCTTTCAAGCAGTCAATTATATAAACTGTTGAATGGAAAAGAAGTTCCTCATTATAAGCCCCATGGAAAGTTGATATTCTTTAACCGAAAAGAGCTCGACAGTTGGTTGTGCAGTAACAAAAGAAGCATTGAATTAGCGATGGAAATCTAAAATTAAACAGAAATGCCTATCATAAAGCGGATGAACATTAAATTGATCCGACAAATTCCAATTGTGGATTTTTTATTGGCAATAGGGATTTATCCGGTCAAGGTAACATCATGTTACGCATGGTACTACGCACCATACCGAGAGGACGAAGATCTGTCCTTCAAAGTAAACAAGAACCGCAATATATGGTATGACTTCGCAACAGCCAAGAGCGGCGACATTATCGACCTTGCGGTATTGGTGTACCGCACCCACAACATTCCTAAAATATTAAAAATGATTGAGCAGGCTGATCCTGCTGCACCTCTCAGGATACGGACATTCGTTCCGCATCCGCAACAATCAGCTCCTGATAGGACGCAACTGAAAGCAACCGTATTCCAAAACCTGCGGTTGGAATTGTTGGAATCCTTACCATTGCTTTCCTACCTTTCCAAACGAGGAATAGATATGGAAATAGCCAGTCAAGAATGTTGGGAAGCGCATTACACCTGCCATGGAAATAGTTACTATGCCATTGCATTCCCCAACGAGGCGGGTGGCTATGAGATACGCAATCCCTATTATAAGGGGTGCATTGCTCCGAAAGCGGTGTCATTCATTTCCCAAGGACAAACAGACTGCGTATGCCTGTTCGAAGGGTTCATGGACTATTTGTCCTTTCTGACCTTGCGGAAACGGGAACGGTTGTCCGTACCCTGTTATGGCGCAGACCTGTTGGTGTTGAACTTGGCAAACAACTTGCCCAAGGCATTGTCACGGCTGAAAGCCTACAAGCACATCTATTGCTATCTCGACAATGACGATGCCGGACGGCGTGTGGTGGACATGCTACGGGAAATCAAAGGCGATGCCGTGCATGACATGATGGAAACCTACCCGCTCTACAAAGACCTCAATGACATCCTTGTTGGTAAGAAAAAGATGCCGTAATAATACGGATTTGCTTATTACAGAGTCTGCAATTCCTTATTTATACGAATTTGAATGAAAATATTTCGCAAGAATCACAAAGAATTGCCTTGGAATATTTGGCAGTTCGGGATGGATGCAGTATTTTTGCATGGTAAATATCGTCAAATTCATAATAAAGGCGAATATGGCAACAAAAATACAGCAAATATTGGAATCGCATCCAAATAGTTCATTGTTTTTCGGGAATTGGCTCACGAAACAGGGACTTAACTCCAAGGAGCAACATTCGTACATGAAGAGGGGTTGGCTCACTCGTATATCCAAAGGCGTTTATGCTTTGAAAGGCAAATCGCCCACATTGCTGCAAACGGTGGCGGCTTACAATTCGCAACTTGGTAAACAGTGCATCGTGGGCGCTTATACCGCTTTGGAATTAAGGGGGTATTCACATTATCTTTCCCTCGGCAAGCCTAAAGCCTACCTGTTTACCGACAAGGAAAACAAACTGCCCTTATGGATTGTTCAAGGGAAATGGGACATGGCTGTCAAGTACATGACAACCTCTTTCCTTGGAACAGACTTGAAGGCAGTCGAACCAATGGTTGTTGAAAGTAACAGTTTGCTCGTTTCTTCCCCTGAAAGGGCATTCTTGGAATGTCTTCATCTGCCAGATGCAGCTTCCTCCTTGCTGGATATGTATTACATCATGGAGAGTCTGACCACGCTTCGCCCAAAACTGGTGCAATCGTTGCTTGAATCATGCACTTCGCAAAAGGTAAAACGACTGTTTGTCTATATGGCAGAAAAAGCGGCCCACCCTTGGTTCAAGGCTCTAAAACTTGATTCTGTAACATTTGGCACGTCACGATATATGATAGTGCCCACTGGAAAATACATCGCTAAATATAATATGACCATACCCAAAGAACTTGCTGAATATGAATAGAAACAACGCCAATACACAGATATACGCTCAGAAAGTGGAACTTCTGTTGCGACTGATGCCAATTGTAATGGAAGAGGGCGTATTTGCCGTGCATGGTGGCACTGCCATCAACCTATTTCTTAAGAACTTACCTCGCTATTCGGTTGATATAGACCTGACATATACTCCATTAGCAGACAGAAACCAAAGTTTGGAAGACATCAACCTGCACTTGAAATCCATCAAAGAGAAAGCTGAAAAGGCTTTCAAAGGGATGCATATCGTGCCTAAGTACGACATCTGCAAACTACTTTGTGAATACCGGGGCAAACAAGTCAAGGTGGAGGTGAACCAGACCAAGAGAGGTCTTGTCGGTGGTGAGGCATTAACCATGCCACTGAGCGACAAGGCACAAGAGGAGTTCGGACTCTATTGTGAGGCTGACATAGTTCCACTGACACAGCTATACGGCGGGAAGATTGCGGCGGCTCTTTCCCGGCAACATCCCCGTGACCTGTTTGATGTGAAATATATGGATTTGCCGATGGCAGATTGCAGGGAAGGACTTATCTTTAACTTGCTTGGCAGCGACCGTCCTATCCATGAATCGTTTTCCCCGCGGCTTATAGACCAACGTGAGGCAATGGTAAACCAATTTGATGGCATGACGGACATTCCTTTCACATACGAGGAATTTGAGGGAACAAGGACTAAACTGATAACCGAAGTCAACCGGTTGATTACTGATGATGACAAGAGATTTTTGGTCAGTTTCGAACTTGGCGAACCGAAATGGAATGGGTATGAGTTTGAATACTTCAAAGATTACCCGTCTGTTAAATGGAAACTTGTTAATCTTGCTAAGTTGGCAAAACAGAATCCCCAAAAATTGAAAGACGAAGCGGCAAAGCTTGAAGCCTTCTTGTTGTAGAGTAGTTTATCAGCAAGCTGCTTATAACAGGTTAGACAAATAATAAAAGGTATAAGCAAGCTTTGGCTTGCCAATTATCGCAAGGAAGGACAACCGCCCTATCACATCGGGGAACGGCTGTCCTTCCTTGTTTTCAGTCCTTATGCCGGTTTACGCCACCTGACTTTCCAGCCGTAGACATCGGCAACGTAGGGATAGAGAGAATGTGTGAGCTTGCGGAAGCCTTTCTCGTCAATCTCAAGGTTGTAGATTTTGTCGGCTATCCGTTCGGCATCCTCCCGGCTTTTCGCCACCCGGTAAAGCACATAGTTCGTGCCGTCGTGGTGCGCCATGCGGCTGCGGATATTGTAGCCGTCACCATACCATTCCACGTCAAAACAGGATGAACGCAGTATGTCGGCGACGTTGCTGCCCAAGATTTTATAGCCCTGTCTGCGTCCGCGCCACAAGCCCAAGTCGCCAAACGCAATGATAACGCCGTCCACTTCTTTATTCAAGTTGAGCCGCTCGTCACTGAGCCAGCCGTTGACCACATCCTCCCATTCCTCATCCGTAACCACATAGCTGTCATCCTCCAAGAACTCGCGTTGGCAGTCTTGGTAATACTCCCGTGCCTCGTCGTCCATAAAGCTGTCGTTTGACCAAATAATCTGTTTCATCGTTTTGATAATTTAATGTTAGACTTCTTCTTCCTTCCCTGCCGTCGGGCTTTTACCCGTCCAAAGGGACTTGTTTTTACGTGCAAGAGCCAAGGCGGAAAGGAGGGAACGAATGCAAGGAGGAAGCTGGCCGCCCTCCCGGAACTGCGCCTTGCAGCTTCCCGACCGCCTTACCTTCGCACAGGAAAAACAACATCCGTGGACGGCTAATACGCTTCGTTGCCCATAGAAAATTTACTTCGTTGGTCAGGCAAGTATAACTGAACAGGCGTAGTAAGTATAACTGTCTTTAGCAAGGTTGTCAAAGTATGATTGAAAGTATGATTTCTCCGCGCGAAGAAAAATCAAGTTAAAACAGCACAGTATTTCAGTCTGAGGTTTCGCAAGACGGCTTTTCCATTATTCTTTTGCAGGCAAAACGAGATTGTAAACCTATAAACCAGACAAAGCAATGAGTCCATTTATGATATTTGCCTTCGTGCTGACAATAGCCTACGCTATTTATTATGCGGTGGTCATTGCCAAGGACTTGCAGGGCAAAAAAGGACGCACCAACTCTACCGAGGAGGTGTTTGACTTGGAAGGCATGGAGGAAGAGGAATCCGTGCAAGTCAGCGAATCAGGTGACAGCTTCCATGTGGGCAGTTCAGGAGATACGTCGGCCGACCCGATAAAAAGTGAGGAAGAAAATGCTGCCGGGCAGCCGACCGAAGAGCCACGGAGTGCAGCCGAAGAAAAAGCGGACCGCATCCAGTCGGCCCTGTATGAAGCCGAGATAACGAGCGAGAACGGCGTGACCGCTCCCGAACTCCACGAATTGTTGGAGGGCAGGCGGGAGACCCTGTTCAAAACCCCCATGAAGATAACAAGAAATGAGTTGTAAGATGCGCAGGTGGACAGGCTTGTTGTTTGGCGTGTGCACGGCTTTGCCAGCCTCGGCCAAATGCGGTGGCGTGGATTATAGCTGGGGTGCTGACGCATTGGCTCTTATGCATGATTACGTGGTGACCATGATGCTGTATGTGCTCTACCTGCTCTACGCCATTGCCGCCATCGTCGCCATCTATGCCAGCCTGCAAATCTACATCAAAATGAATACGAGGGAGGAAGGCATCACGAGGGAGATAATGATGGTAGTCGGTGCTTGCCTGTTCATCATCGGCGCATCCATCGTGTTCCCGGCGTTCTTCGGCTACCGGGTATGACAGGAAGAAACGAGACAATTCACATAGTGTTTAATTTTTAAGGTAAAAAGAATGTTTAAAGGAAAAATCAGAAAGTGGATGAAGGGACTTTGCCCTTCCGGGAGATTGAAAATGCTCTCTCTCATGCTGCTGGCAGGCACCACAGCAGCACTCGCCCAGAACGCCGCCGGCGACTATACGGCGGGCACCACCGCCCTCGGCACGGTGACGACCGAAATCGCCAAGTACGTGCCTTACGTGGTGAAGCTGTGTTACGCCATCGCCGGTGTCGTGGCCATCGTGGGAGCCATCAGCGTGTACATCAAGATGAACAACGAGGAGCAGGACGTCAAGAAGTCCATCATGATGATCGTGGGAGCTTGTATTTTCCTTGTGGCTGCGGCACAGGCACTCCCGTTGTTCTTCGGCATCACCAGCTAAGCCATGCCCGGAATGCACGGTGACACCCGTCCTTTGGAATACCCCATGTTCAAGGGGCTGCAACGGCCTCTTGAATTCATGGGGATTCAGGGAAGGTACATCTACTGGGCGGCAGGGGCCATCGGTGGTGCCATTGTCGGCTTCATCGTGGCTTACTGCCTCTCCGGTTTCCTTGCCGGGCTGATAGTCTTGGTGGCCGCACTTGGTTGCGGAGCGGCACTCATCCTGCTCAAACAGCGCAAGGGACTTCACAGCAAGAAGAACGACAAAGGTGTGTTTGTCTATGCCCGCTCCAAAGGGCTGTAAACGCCCATGCCAAGATTAAAGCGGCCTTGATGCGGGATATGATATTACTCCATAAAAACAGCAAATACGGAAATGATTAAAGAACCATACAAAACAACGAACGGATGCAAGTCTTTCTAATGATATGTATCGGGCTGCTGCTCGCCTCCTGCGGCGGAGAGAGGCAACCCAAGCCCACGGTTGCCGCCATCGAATCGGGCGAGAAAACACGCATGGAGTGGCAAAAAGCACGCAAACCAATTAAAGTCTGCATTGAGGGTATGGAGGCAACAACCCCTGCATGGCCCCACCTTGGCGTATATATGGACGTAAGCACTGCCATACCCGAAGAAAGGCAGGCATTAGCAGGAGCGATGTTCACCCGGAAGGGAGACGT
The Phocaeicola salanitronis DSM 18170 genome window above contains:
- a CDS encoding helix-turn-helix transcriptional regulator, which translates into the protein MVDKDINRLKVVLAEKKRTAKWLAVMLGKDPTTVSKWCTNKSQPSLEMLMRIAEVLQVDVKDLLVSNIPSRAEKVIIIQNS
- a CDS encoding toprim domain-containing protein, with translation MISKDEILERTNRGLDVFKYYLGMPFKPGKNFRNPLYEDKNASCNIYFDKHSMMFKMKDFGNEGYSGDCFWFVATLKGMNLKTDFVSIINLIAKDLHLDVVTDSKQSLHPIRRNKEATIQIIEVDVPIYEIVEKTFTCSELEYWQQYGITKVVLDTFHVSSVNVFKSVNRNNEPFKIKSSEIDPVFAYKGLGYVKIYRPMNKKYRFLYGGEMPDTYCFGFEQLPNKGDIVFITGGEKDVMSLYAKGFHALCFNSETATIPIQIIEMLERKFRHIIFLYDSDETGKRESLRQCSTLSGHNVIRIELPLPGTKKEKDISDFFASGKTKSDLQALITGALEKYYSNTLMLIKSCEMDYNNPPQNSKTVVSVNNVPLGTYDNLLCVTGGEGTGKSNFISAIIAGTLIEVDEYSEIDTLGLDITPNFKHKAILHYDTEQSEYQLYKNMTKTLKRSGLSHMPDSYHSFYLASLSRKERLNIIRDSMDLYYHRFGGIHLVVIDGIADLIRSANDEAESVAIVDELYRLAGIYRTCIICVLHFVPNGIKLRGHIGSELQRKAAAIISIEKDDNPVYSVVKAIKVRDGSPLDVPLLQFSWDTDKDMHIFAGEKPVEDKERRKRNDLINVAKEIFYTRKSLSYSELSELLCEMLDVKERTSKNYIQYMKSNGIISQNTYNNYIAGKLCNI
- a CDS encoding AAA family ATPase, encoding MRIKDITIRNFRGFTERSFIFDSRMNVVLGNNTTGKTTLLHAVQIALGAFLQELTLVTGCARNTKDSDVVRKYSELTKSFQKQQAKPVFEVNACFIDGNYNFTSKEYSCQEKDIKWLRLGPKNSRKNAGELKDMVANMEQKRRDADITKTTSVLPLMISFGASRLENNYNGAEKTKARASREEKAYKCVLDEKVDFKSAFDWIYRFDKELDKGREFAGSDIAFLNALSDAIPALKVIEIDRKNNEFTAEIQMAKDPQPYWLTYDMMSDGFKSMINIVAEIAYRCIELNGFLGVDAVKKTPGIVLIDEVDLYLHPHWQKHILLDLQTAFPMMQFIVTTHSPFIVQSVKSQNVITLDGVKGIDDPNKRSIEEIVINEMNMDTVRSAKYNEMVEKAEEYYRLVKEEKADTPDALKVKKELDEIESLFSDDPAYVALLRAERNVL
- a CDS encoding type II toxin-antitoxin system RelE family toxin, which codes for MKVEYSKAFVQAVRKLSGKVLDSVRNAIQGVIEARCIDEITDCKKLVGYDFVYRIRIGSYRAFFTFHVHIENDVVMFEYLLPRGEAYDKKNQEKLRRIDE
- a CDS encoding helix-turn-helix domain-containing protein, with translation MLSYSKETLNFKEACLYTGLSSSQLYKLLNGKEVPHYKPHGKLIFFNRKELDSWLCSNKRSIELAMEI
- a CDS encoding HNH endonuclease, with the protein product MRPVEKWNPENEPRINDNYPNYKDAKHPLCMNLGTICSYCEKAYDDERDLQVEHIQPKKYKDADGNYIYAHLETAWSNFLLSCPTCNGADNKDTKNVVYGSCHLPHLNNTFLSLCYKAGGVVEVNPSLSGKSANNARALLELVGLNKGPKDSSAKDYRWRIRLEKWNLANIYLEKYIAGSIDVYTIVDLVKGHGCWSIWFTVFKGHDEVRKALIEEFPGTAASCFDAQNHFEPICRNPLDDEDPV
- a CDS encoding helix-turn-helix domain-containing protein; the encoded protein is MEVITIDSAAFLKLKEQLDRIESYIERTVELNKDIDDALEMSSKDVMEVLRISESTLYRWRKNGLVKYHYANSGDVRYYYKSLFVAIKCYQVKVPATPKEEALKRLMEFKDNVILNGYVTKDKTK
- a CDS encoding type IV toxin-antitoxin system AbiEi family antitoxin; translation: MATKIQQILESHPNSSLFFGNWLTKQGLNSKEQHSYMKRGWLTRISKGVYALKGKSPTLLQTVAAYNSQLGKQCIVGAYTALELRGYSHYLSLGKPKAYLFTDKENKLPLWIVQGKWDMAVKYMTTSFLGTDLKAVEPMVVESNSLLVSSPERAFLECLHLPDAASSLLDMYYIMESLTTLRPKLVQSLLESCTSQKVKRLFVYMAEKAAHPWFKALKLDSVTFGTSRYMIVPTGKYIAKYNMTIPKELAEYE
- a CDS encoding toprim domain-containing protein is translated as MPIIKRMNIKLIRQIPIVDFLLAIGIYPVKVTSCYAWYYAPYREDEDLSFKVNKNRNIWYDFATAKSGDIIDLAVLVYRTHNIPKILKMIEQADPAAPLRIRTFVPHPQQSAPDRTQLKATVFQNLRLELLESLPLLSYLSKRGIDMEIASQECWEAHYTCHGNSYYAIAFPNEAGGYEIRNPYYKGCIAPKAVSFISQGQTDCVCLFEGFMDYLSFLTLRKRERLSVPCYGADLLVLNLANNLPKALSRLKAYKHIYCYLDNDDAGRRVVDMLREIKGDAVHDMMETYPLYKDLNDILVGKKKMP
- a CDS encoding helix-turn-helix domain-containing protein, which translates into the protein MDNIGAKLKRKREEKNYSQEYVAEQLDVSPSTVSRVESDAGNVKLCIIEKYCKVLEMSIAELFAGDASPTAYTYSVTIQIGVQRIEELQKLEKVLVSMQKK